From the Manis javanica isolate MJ-LG chromosome 13, MJ_LKY, whole genome shotgun sequence genome, one window contains:
- the RPF2 gene encoding ribosome production factor 2 homolog isoform X4, with protein MWKNITRPFEDQTSLEFFSKKSDCSLFMFGSHNKKRPNNLVIGRMYDYHVLDMIELGIEKFVSLKDIKNSKCPEGTKPMLIFAGDDFTGTEDYRRLQSLLTDFFRGPTVPNIRLAGLESVLHFTALNGKIYFRCYKLLLKKSGCRTPRIELEEMGPSLDLVLRRAHLASDDLYRLSMKTPKALKPKKKKNISHDTFGTTYGRIHMQKQDLSKLQTRKMKGLKKRPAERRTEDQEKKSKRIKRN; from the exons ATGTG gaaaaatattacAAGACCATTTGAGGATCAGACATCATTG GAATTCTTCTCAAAGAAGTCAGATTGTTCTTTATTCATGTTTGGTTCCCATAATAAGAAGCGGCCAAATAATCTAGTAATAG GTCGTATGTATGACTACCATGTGCTGGATATGATTGAATTAGGTATCGAGAAGTTTGTCTCTCTAAAAGATATTAAG aaTAGTAAGTGTCCTGAGGGAACAAAACCCATGTTGATCTTTGCGGGTGATGATTTCACAGGGACGGAGGACTACCGAAGGCTGCAGAGCCTCCTCACCG ATTTCTTCCGAGGCCCCACGGTGCCAAACATCCGCCTGGCTGGCTTAGAGAGTGTCCTGCACTTCACTGCCCTGAACGGGAAGATTTACTTTCGATGCTATAA GCTGCTACTGAAGAAGTCAGGCTGCAGAACACCGCGGATTGAACTGGAGGAGATGGGGCCCTCGCTGGACCTGGTCCTGAGGAGGGCGCACCTGGCTTCCGACGACCTTTACAGGTTGTCTATGAAGACGCCAAAAGCCCTCAAG ccaaagaagaagaaaaacatctcCCATGATACTTTTGGTACAACTTACGGGCGGATTCATATGCAGAAACAAGACCTGAGCAAACTACAAACCAGGAAAATGAAGGGGTTGAAGAAGCGACCTGCAGAAAGGAGAACAGAAGACCAGGagaaaaaatcaaagagaattaaaagaaattga
- the RPF2 gene encoding ribosome production factor 2 homolog isoform X3 — protein MDALERVVKPKTKRAKRFLEKREPKLSENIKNAMLIKGGNANSTVTQVLRDVEFFSKKSDCSLFMFGSHNKKRPNNLVIGRMYDYHVLDMIELGIEKFVSLKDIKNSKCPEGTKPMLIFAGDDFTGTEDYRRLQSLLTDFFRGPTVPNIRLAGLESVLHFTALNGKIYFRCYKLLLKKSGCRTPRIELEEMGPSLDLVLRRAHLASDDLYRLSMKTPKALKPKKKKNISHDTFGTTYGRIHMQKQDLSKLQTRKMKGLKKRPAERRTEDQEKKSKRIKRN, from the exons ATGGACGCTCTGGAGCGAGTCGT AAAACCCAAAACGAAAAGAGCTAAGAGATTTCTTGAGAAGAGAGAACCAAAACTcagtgaaaatattaaaaatgctatgctgattaaagggggaaatgcaaattcaactGTGACGCAAGTACTTAGAGATGTG GAATTCTTCTCAAAGAAGTCAGATTGTTCTTTATTCATGTTTGGTTCCCATAATAAGAAGCGGCCAAATAATCTAGTAATAG GTCGTATGTATGACTACCATGTGCTGGATATGATTGAATTAGGTATCGAGAAGTTTGTCTCTCTAAAAGATATTAAG aaTAGTAAGTGTCCTGAGGGAACAAAACCCATGTTGATCTTTGCGGGTGATGATTTCACAGGGACGGAGGACTACCGAAGGCTGCAGAGCCTCCTCACCG ATTTCTTCCGAGGCCCCACGGTGCCAAACATCCGCCTGGCTGGCTTAGAGAGTGTCCTGCACTTCACTGCCCTGAACGGGAAGATTTACTTTCGATGCTATAA GCTGCTACTGAAGAAGTCAGGCTGCAGAACACCGCGGATTGAACTGGAGGAGATGGGGCCCTCGCTGGACCTGGTCCTGAGGAGGGCGCACCTGGCTTCCGACGACCTTTACAGGTTGTCTATGAAGACGCCAAAAGCCCTCAAG ccaaagaagaagaaaaacatctcCCATGATACTTTTGGTACAACTTACGGGCGGATTCATATGCAGAAACAAGACCTGAGCAAACTACAAACCAGGAAAATGAAGGGGTTGAAGAAGCGACCTGCAGAAAGGAGAACAGAAGACCAGGagaaaaaatcaaagagaattaaaagaaattga
- the RPF2 gene encoding ribosome production factor 2 homolog isoform X2 codes for MDALERVVKPKTKRAKRFLEKREPKLSENIKNAMLIKGGNANSTVTQVLRDVYALKKPYGVLFKKKNITRPFEDQTSLEFFSKKSDCSLFMFGSHNKKRPNNLVIGRMYDYHVLDMIELGIEKFVSLKDIKNSKCPEGTKPMLIFAGDDFTGTEDYRRLQSLLTDFFRGPTVPNIRLAGLESVLHFTALNGKIYFRCYKLLLKKSGCRTPRIELEEMGPSLDLVLRRAHLASDDLYRLSMKTPKALKPKKKKNISHDTFGTTYGRIHMQKQDLSKLQTRKMKGLKKRPAERRTEDQEKKSKRIKRN; via the exons ATGGACGCTCTGGAGCGAGTCGT AAAACCCAAAACGAAAAGAGCTAAGAGATTTCTTGAGAAGAGAGAACCAAAACTcagtgaaaatattaaaaatgctatgctgattaaagggggaaatgcaaattcaactGTGACGCAAGTACTTAGAGATGTG TATGCATTGAAAAAACCATATGGGGTTCTGTTTAAAaa gaaaaatattacAAGACCATTTGAGGATCAGACATCATTG GAATTCTTCTCAAAGAAGTCAGATTGTTCTTTATTCATGTTTGGTTCCCATAATAAGAAGCGGCCAAATAATCTAGTAATAG GTCGTATGTATGACTACCATGTGCTGGATATGATTGAATTAGGTATCGAGAAGTTTGTCTCTCTAAAAGATATTAAG aaTAGTAAGTGTCCTGAGGGAACAAAACCCATGTTGATCTTTGCGGGTGATGATTTCACAGGGACGGAGGACTACCGAAGGCTGCAGAGCCTCCTCACCG ATTTCTTCCGAGGCCCCACGGTGCCAAACATCCGCCTGGCTGGCTTAGAGAGTGTCCTGCACTTCACTGCCCTGAACGGGAAGATTTACTTTCGATGCTATAA GCTGCTACTGAAGAAGTCAGGCTGCAGAACACCGCGGATTGAACTGGAGGAGATGGGGCCCTCGCTGGACCTGGTCCTGAGGAGGGCGCACCTGGCTTCCGACGACCTTTACAGGTTGTCTATGAAGACGCCAAAAGCCCTCAAG ccaaagaagaagaaaaacatctcCCATGATACTTTTGGTACAACTTACGGGCGGATTCATATGCAGAAACAAGACCTGAGCAAACTACAAACCAGGAAAATGAAGGGGTTGAAGAAGCGACCTGCAGAAAGGAGAACAGAAGACCAGGagaaaaaatcaaagagaattaaaagaaattga
- the RPF2 gene encoding ribosome production factor 2 homolog isoform X1 codes for MDALERVVKPKTKRAKRFLEKREPKLSENIKNAMLIKGGNANSTVTQVLRDVCFVLKTINYALQYALKKPYGVLFKKKNITRPFEDQTSLEFFSKKSDCSLFMFGSHNKKRPNNLVIGRMYDYHVLDMIELGIEKFVSLKDIKNSKCPEGTKPMLIFAGDDFTGTEDYRRLQSLLTDFFRGPTVPNIRLAGLESVLHFTALNGKIYFRCYKLLLKKSGCRTPRIELEEMGPSLDLVLRRAHLASDDLYRLSMKTPKALKPKKKKNISHDTFGTTYGRIHMQKQDLSKLQTRKMKGLKKRPAERRTEDQEKKSKRIKRN; via the exons ATGGACGCTCTGGAGCGAGTCGT AAAACCCAAAACGAAAAGAGCTAAGAGATTTCTTGAGAAGAGAGAACCAAAACTcagtgaaaatattaaaaatgctatgctgattaaagggggaaatgcaaattcaactGTGACGCAAGTACTTAGAGATGTG TGTTTtgttctgaaaactataaattatGCTTTACAGTATGCATTGAAAAAACCATATGGGGTTCTGTTTAAAaa gaaaaatattacAAGACCATTTGAGGATCAGACATCATTG GAATTCTTCTCAAAGAAGTCAGATTGTTCTTTATTCATGTTTGGTTCCCATAATAAGAAGCGGCCAAATAATCTAGTAATAG GTCGTATGTATGACTACCATGTGCTGGATATGATTGAATTAGGTATCGAGAAGTTTGTCTCTCTAAAAGATATTAAG aaTAGTAAGTGTCCTGAGGGAACAAAACCCATGTTGATCTTTGCGGGTGATGATTTCACAGGGACGGAGGACTACCGAAGGCTGCAGAGCCTCCTCACCG ATTTCTTCCGAGGCCCCACGGTGCCAAACATCCGCCTGGCTGGCTTAGAGAGTGTCCTGCACTTCACTGCCCTGAACGGGAAGATTTACTTTCGATGCTATAA GCTGCTACTGAAGAAGTCAGGCTGCAGAACACCGCGGATTGAACTGGAGGAGATGGGGCCCTCGCTGGACCTGGTCCTGAGGAGGGCGCACCTGGCTTCCGACGACCTTTACAGGTTGTCTATGAAGACGCCAAAAGCCCTCAAG ccaaagaagaagaaaaacatctcCCATGATACTTTTGGTACAACTTACGGGCGGATTCATATGCAGAAACAAGACCTGAGCAAACTACAAACCAGGAAAATGAAGGGGTTGAAGAAGCGACCTGCAGAAAGGAGAACAGAAGACCAGGagaaaaaatcaaagagaattaaaagaaattga